A genomic segment from Orrella daihaiensis encodes:
- the rfbB gene encoding dTDP-glucose 4,6-dehydratase yields MIIVTGGAGFIGSNFIHTWLANSDEPVINLDKLTYAGNPENLSIFQSDSRYTLVRGDIGDRQLVGSLLATHQPRAVINFAAESHVDRSIHGPDEFITTNINGTFHLLESTRGFWDTLNQEAKQNFRFLHVSTDEVYGSLNPDDPPFRETNPYEPNSPYAASKAASDHLVRAWHHTYGLPVLTTNCSNNYGPYHFPEKLIPLVILNALAGKALPIYGDGQQVRDWLYVRDHARAIMRVLERGQVGQTYNIGGNQEKTNLSVVQTICAHLDQLRPKPDQSSYRDQITFVQDRPGHDRRYAIDANKIKHELGWEPEETFESGLKQTIQWYLDNPQWVAHVTSGEYRQWVQKQYG; encoded by the coding sequence TAACCTGGACAAGCTGACTTATGCCGGCAACCCAGAAAATCTCTCGATATTTCAGAGTGATAGCCGATATACATTGGTCCGAGGTGATATTGGTGACCGACAGCTTGTCGGATCGCTCCTAGCCACCCATCAGCCCCGCGCTGTGATCAATTTCGCGGCCGAGTCACACGTTGACCGATCCATTCATGGCCCGGACGAATTCATTACCACGAACATAAACGGGACATTCCACTTATTGGAATCTACACGTGGCTTCTGGGACACACTCAACCAAGAGGCTAAACAGAACTTTCGATTCTTGCACGTCTCCACAGATGAAGTCTATGGTTCGCTAAACCCGGATGACCCACCATTTCGTGAAACCAACCCCTACGAGCCCAACAGCCCCTATGCCGCGAGTAAAGCTGCTTCGGACCACTTGGTGCGCGCTTGGCACCACACCTATGGTCTACCGGTGCTCACCACCAATTGCAGCAACAACTACGGGCCATATCATTTCCCCGAGAAATTAATCCCCTTGGTTATTCTCAACGCGTTGGCCGGCAAAGCATTGCCCATCTATGGCGACGGCCAACAAGTGCGCGACTGGCTCTACGTGCGTGACCATGCGCGGGCCATCATGCGGGTACTTGAGCGCGGGCAAGTAGGTCAGACCTACAACATCGGTGGCAACCAAGAAAAAACCAACCTGTCGGTTGTGCAAACAATCTGTGCCCATCTAGACCAACTAAGACCAAAGCCAGATCAATCGAGCTACCGCGATCAGATTACATTCGTGCAAGACCGTCCGGGGCATGACCGACGTTATGCGATTGATGCCAACAAAATCAAACACGAATTGGGCTGGGAACCAGAAGAGACCTTTGAGTCGGGGCTCAAACAAACCATTCAGTGGTACCTAGACAACCCACAATGGGTGGCACATGTCACCAGTGGTGAATATCGACAATGGGTGCA